The following proteins are co-located in the Petrotoga miotherma DSM 10691 genome:
- the fliS gene encoding flagellar export chaperone FliS, producing MYNNNQNANYYFENGIKTASPAKLVELLYQNSIERINKAIKAIESKNFSEANKQIIRVEDIVTELNVSLNLEKGGEVAKNLRALYNYMYQRLLESNTKKDIEILKEVRSLLQELLDTWKELLKKEAKTSRELNAKSVDPKFDLQY from the coding sequence ATGTACAATAATAATCAAAACGCTAACTATTATTTTGAAAATGGTATAAAAACAGCTAGTCCCGCAAAATTAGTCGAACTTTTGTATCAAAATTCGATAGAAAGAATAAATAAAGCAATAAAAGCCATTGAAAGTAAAAATTTTTCCGAGGCCAATAAACAGATCATAAGAGTTGAAGACATAGTCACAGAACTTAACGTTTCGTTAAATCTTGAAAAAGGTGGAGAGGTAGCTAAAAATCTCAGAGCACTTTATAATTACATGTATCAAAGATTGTTAGAATCAAATACCAAAAAGGATATTGAAATCTTAAAAGAAGTAAGATCTTTACTACAAGAGCTTTTAGATACCTGGAAAGAGTTGTTGAAAAAAGAAGCCAAAACTTCCCGCGAGTTAAACGCCAAATCTGTCGATCCTAAATTTGATCTTCAATATTAA
- a CDS encoding carbon-nitrogen hydrolase family protein, whose protein sequence is MMRKLFGLVQLNSKLNDKETNLKKLDSLISKEVKKADSYILPEFFNIGYDLESINNYAEDFAEIIPEGETTQEVIRIAKKYNVSIVANILEKDPIIIGKYYDTSILIDDSGKLLGKYRKIFVFPKEKFRLSEGTSIEIIDWKGIKIGLSICYDHAFPELYRVMALRGAQILIITSAVPKGFEKLVEVRTSARAQDNQLFAIGVNAVGKSSEDSIPFCGNSIAVDPHGDTLIKLGDEEDVIAQVSIDTDKILEERLLEPSLHEIKMLKIYDGIDFKID, encoded by the coding sequence ATGATGAGAAAATTATTTGGTTTAGTGCAATTAAACTCAAAATTAAACGACAAAGAAACCAACCTTAAAAAGCTAGATTCTTTGATTTCAAAAGAAGTAAAAAAAGCGGATTCATACATCCTACCAGAGTTTTTTAATATAGGATACGATCTTGAAAGTATTAACAATTACGCCGAAGATTTTGCCGAAATTATACCAGAAGGTGAAACTACCCAAGAAGTTATAAGGATTGCAAAGAAATACAACGTTTCTATTGTTGCAAACATTTTAGAAAAAGACCCAATAATAATTGGGAAGTATTACGATACCTCGATTTTAATAGATGATTCAGGTAAATTACTTGGTAAATATAGAAAAATATTTGTTTTTCCAAAAGAAAAGTTTAGACTTTCCGAAGGAACGTCTATAGAGATAATAGATTGGAAAGGTATAAAAATCGGTTTATCAATTTGTTATGATCATGCTTTTCCAGAATTATATAGGGTAATGGCTCTTAGAGGGGCACAAATACTAATAATTACCTCTGCTGTTCCAAAAGGTTTTGAAAAATTAGTAGAGGTAAGAACATCCGCCCGGGCACAAGATAATCAACTGTTTGCAATCGGGGTAAACGCCGTTGGTAAATCCTCTGAAGATTCGATTCCTTTTTGTGGAAATTCCATAGCTGTAGATCCACATGGAGATACCCTGATTAAATTGGGAGACGAAGAAGACGTAATTGCACAGGTAAGTATAGATACCGATAAAATTCTTGAAGAAAGGCTTTTGGAGCCATCACTTCACGAAATAAAGATGTTGAAGATCTACGATGGGATAGATTTCAAAATTGATTAA